Below is a window of Tolypothrix bouteillei VB521301 DNA.
TCTACCCCGTACTACATTAAATAAGCTTCAACTTTGGGCAGATGGCAAAACATCTTTACGTCAACTAGCTCGTTATCTTAACCGGAGTCTTTTAACGGTTGCTAAGGCAATGTATCCTTACGTACAACAGGGGTGGGTGAAATTTGTATGTTCTGTTACCAATAATGATACTGTTGAAACACAAAATTTCCGGCAAGAATTGGAAGTGAACTGTAAAGCACGTGTAGTATGTATAGACGGGGAAAGGGAAATTGCGGAAGCGCTAGAGTTTACTTTAAGACAGCAGGGGTACGAAGCGATCGCACTGACCGATCCTTTAGCTGCCCTCGGTCAAGTCTTTCAACTCAAACCCAATTTAATTATATGTAACACTGTCATGTCACCATTAGACGGGTACGAGATTTGTAAAATGCTGAGAAACTCGACTGCCTTTCGATTTTTACCAATCCTTCTGCTTGTGGATGCTCGAGAGTATCATTCACCCATCAAAGCCAAAATGATAGGGGCGACAGATTGTTTAACAATGCCTTTTGGGAATACTGAGTTATTAAAGCTCGTAGAAAGATATATGAACTACAGTGTTATTGGAGATAACAATCAAGGTACAACTCTTGTTGATCCGATGCAATATGGAGTAAAAAATAATATCACAGAATCAGCAAGCCCTAATAAAACCTCATTATCTAACTAATTCGATTCAGGAATAGAATTATTTTATACAGTAAATGCTTGCAGGGTAGCGGGGTATGTTCCGAACAGGAACGTCTAACTCAGGAGGTATATAGGCGTTTTATGAGTACAGTTCTGATTGTGGAAGACAGTGTCGCACAAAGGGAGATGATTACAGACCTCCTAAAAGCGAGTGGCTTAAAAGTCACCCACGCCAGTGATGGAGTTGAAGCACTAGAAGCTATTCAAAGTGCTTGTCCCGATCTGGTGGTTCTAGATATCGTTATGCCTCGGATGAATGGCTACGAAGTTTGTCGTCGCCTCAAATCCGATCCAAAAACCCAAAACGTCCCAGTCGTGATGTGTTCTTCTAAAGGAGAAGAATTTGACCGCTATTGGGGGATGAAACAAGGGGCTGACGCTTACATAGCTAAGCCGTTTCAACCAACAGAGTTGGTGGGAACAGTCAAACAACTTTTGCGAGGATGAGGATGAATGGAAAATGGTTAGCAAACCGGACTTCTTAGGAGGGAGTGGACAAGACCACTTCCGCCCTGAATTACAAGTTGAAAGTCCTGAAGGAGAACTGTATTTAAGATTTTACATTCCCTCGCATCAGGAGTTTGCACTACTAGCCACGGGAATTCGAGAAGTTATTGAACTAAGCCCTGACAGAATTACTCCAATTCCTAATGCTTCTCCTTTGCTTTTGGGTACTCTAAATTTACGAGGTCGAGTCATTTGGGTAGCTGATTTGGGTCAATTCCTGGGAGAAGTAACGGCATTGAATACAGATCGAGCTGAAATTCCGGTCATCGCTATTGAAGAGCAAGACACAATTGTCGGCTTGGCAGTAGAGGAAATTGGTGGAATGGACTGGCTTGATGTTCAGCATTTAATGGCACCATCTGGTGTCCCAGACACTATGACTCCTTTCTTGAGAGGAGAGTGGATGTTAGATGCTAAAAAAAATCAGTGTCTGAGACTGCTCGATCAGACGGCAATTTTGCGAAGCGCCCGGTGGGCAGGATGAACTTTGGGAGGTAGGAAATAACATGGCAACCGGTATAGAAGATTACGAGCAGTTATATCAACAGGCTTATCTAGCTTACGTAGATACTAACTACGAACAAGCCGCCAGTATTATCGACCAGGTGGTACCACATTTACCAGATGACCCTAACATTCGTTTACTACGGGGTCACATCTACTATGTTTTACAGCAGTATGATGTTGCAAAAGCAGAATATCAGTATGTGTTGGAGTTAACTAGCGATCCCAACATTACGAGTTACGCTCACAGTGGATTGGAGGCTATTGAACAATATCAACGAGCTTTTGACCAACAAGATAACGTCTCAGAAAAAGATGAAAAAAACCAAAGCAGTTTTTCATCACAGTCAAAACCGCAAGTTATTGAAGAAGAAATAGAAGATGCAGAAGAATTAGAAGAAATAAAAGATATTGATAGCAACAGCTTCGATCTGAAATCATTTGATATCGGTCGTGTCGAAGAAGCTGAAAACGAAATGGAAGAACTACCGGTCAGCAGTCCCTTCGACATACCGCTAAATGAAAGTGTTAGATATAGTTCGTCTTCTAGCTCTCAAGATAGCATGGAAAGCAATCCTTTTGCTGTTAAACCGGATTCTTGGGAGCAGAAAGATGGCAACACTAAAGAGGAAGAATTAGCTCTGCCACCTTTCTTGGAAGACGACCTCTCAGATTTTAAGTTTTCGGATGTAGAGGATAACAATCCACAGCCATTTAGTACAACTTCTGTTGAAACATTCTCAGACCAACTAGATTCAAGCGATTCTCCATTTGCACAGATGGAATTGCCATCATTGGGGGGATTGGGAAATGAAAATTTCTTCAGTAACAGTAACTCTGAAGAGGATAAAGATATAAATCTGAGAATAAATATTGCTGATGATGAAACTTTACTAACAAACGATATAGATTTAATTGATGATTCAGAAGTAAGTTATAACAGTCAGGAAAAATTTTCTAATTCACAGAATAATACATTAGAAAGTATTGCACCCTCCTTCTCAAGTGAAAGTGATGGCACGGTACGATCCAAATCCGAGCCAACTTCCCAAGACAAATCTTTTAGAAGCAATTCTAAATCTATTCCCCTGCCTCAAGTTGATTCATCTTCATCATTTAGCAACTTCGCCTATAGCAATCTTGGAAAAGAAGAGAAACAAAACAACTCAAACTCCAAAACACAACAAAATACTTTTGACGACGACGATAGTTTTGACTTTGAAGCGTTTGAATCTGCCTTTGGTTCTGAGGCATTCTCGGAAGATGAAGAAAGCAGCAGCCGTCCTGTGGGTGGAAATACTTCTAAAGGCAGCAATATAGAGTTTCTAGATGACTTTGATGACTTTGACGATCTGGGAAATATCCCTGGGTTTGATATTACAGATAGTAACGTGCCATTGCGTTCTGCTTCTATAGAAAAGAACGGGAGATCCCGCAATCCGATCTTAGACACCGGGAGTCACGACAGAAACGTAACGTCGGATCGCGATGCAGAATTGTTTAGCATTACGGGTTCCCAAGAAGGAGTACCCGTTTTTACCCAGGGAGATGTCTCGAAAGTAGAAGCCCATGTTTCAGTAGAGCAAGGTGTCCTTGCACCATTAGAAAATGCTCCATTACAAACCAAACAGTGGATTACTGCAGGAACTGTAGGTTGTGTCTCGGCGTTAGTTGTTGCTGCTGTCAGTTTCACTGCTGCTAACTTTACTCCAAAAACACAACGGGAAGCAGTGCGGAACACGGGTTGGGCAATGTCACTAGCAGCAGGTCTTGCTGGCTTTGCAAGTGCAAGTTTTATGGGAAGTCTTGCTTTCAAGCAAATTCGCCGCACAACTAAAGATTTGCAAACGCAATTTGACGCTGTTAGTAAAGGTAATTTGAATGTTCAAGCCACCGTGTATTCTGAGGATGAATTGGGGCAATTAGCTGCAAGTTTTAACGAGATGGCTCGTGTCATTTTTACAACAACTCATGAAGCCACACGTAAGGCACAAGAACAGGAAGAAGCCAAAGAGAACTTGCAACGTCAAGTGATTCGCTTGCTTGATGACGTAGAAGGTGCTGCTAGAGGTGATTTGACAGTGCAAGCTGAGGTCACAGCCGACGTACTCGGAGCAGTTGCTGATGCTTTTAACCTCACAATTCAAAACCTGAGGGATATCGTGCAACAGGTAAAAGTTGCTGCAAGGGAAGTGACCAGAGGTGCTACCAATTCTGAAACTTTTGCAAGAGCGTTGTCGAGCGATGCTTTGCGACAAGCAGAAGAACTTGCAGTCACCCTGAATTCCGTTCAGGTAATGACAGATTCTATCCATAGGGTAGCAGAAGCGGCAAGAGAAGCAGAAGCTGTTGCTCGTGATGCCAGCCAAATTGCTCTTAAAGGTGGAGACGCAGTGGAAAATACGGTGGCAGGTATTCTCGAAATTCGAGAGACCGTAGCAGAAACCACTCGTAAAGTCAAGCGATTGGCAGAATCCTCTCAAGAAATCTCTAAGATTGTGGCGTTAATTTCTCAGATTGCTTCCCGAACCAATTTGCTGGCTCTCAATGCCAGTATTGAAGCAGCACGGGCGGGAGAAGCAGGACGGGGCTTTGCCATTGTGGCTGATGAAGTGCGACAGCTTGCAGATAGATCGGCGAAGTCTTTGAAAGAAATTGAAGAAATTGTGCGGCAAATTCAGAGCGAAACAGGCTCTGTAATGACTGCTATGGAAGAAGGTACGCAACAGGTTATCAAAGGGACTCAGTTAGCAGAAGAAGCCAAGCGATCGCTCGAAAACATTATTCAAGTGGCAAAGCGTATTGATAGCCTAGTACGCGGGATCACTGCGGATACAGTTGAACAAACAGAAACTTCCCGCGCTGTCGCTCAAGTTATGCAATCAGTCGAACTGACTGCACAAGAAACTTCTCAAGAAGCACAAAGAGTTTCCGGCGCTTTACAACACTTAGTAGGTGTGTCTCGTGACTTGATAGCTTCAGTGGAACGCTTCCGCGTTGAAACCAGCGAAAACACGAGGTAGGAATTATGAATTATGAATTATGAATTATGAAGTTTTGGCTTCACCATTTAGTATTCATCGTTTATCATTCAGTATTCACCATTCATAATTCACCATTCATCATTCATCATTCCCCATTCATAATTCATCCTTCATAATTCATAATTCATCCTTCATAATTCATTTATGTTGCCAGAACAACAACAGCGCATTTTGGGTTACTTCATAGAAGAAGCCAAAGATCATTTAAATACGATCGAGCAGGGCTTGCTGAATCTTCAGAGTACCCTTGGCGATTCGGAAATGATTAACGAAGTCTTCCGGGCGGCTCACTCTATTAAAGGTGGAGCGGCTATGCTTGGTCTGAGTAGTATTCAGCACACCGCTCATCGCTTGGAAGACTGTTTCAAAATTTTAAAAGAGCATCCTATTAAGGTTGACCAAAAGTTAGAATCCTTATTTCTTGGCGTGTTGGATACCTTAAAAGCTCTTTTGGAAAACTTACAAGGACCTTTTGGTCTGACTGAAGAAACAGTCAATAACTTGATGTCCGAAACCGAACCCGTTTTTAAGTGGTTGCACGAACATTTAGAGTTACTTGTAGCACAGGGAACGACAGAAGGGGCAAATGGAACAACTGCAACCGCCGTTTCATCTTCACAGCCAACATTTACAGAAAGCGAACGGCGACAGAAGGTGCAAACTGAGGTACTGCAAGTTTTACGGGAAATGTTGCAAATGTTTAAGCAACCTGCAACACCTGAAACTCGTCAAAATCTTAAGGAATGCTGTCAGAAATTAGCCGATCTCGGAGAATCATCCAATTGGTCGAATTGGTGCAGTTTGTGCCATTCGTGTGGAAATGCGATCGCTAACCCTGAAAATACCTATCTTACCTTAGCTAAAATCGTTATTACAGATATTAAACAAGCTTTAGAATTAGTCCTGACAGGTAGAGAGGCTGAAATTGCAGTGAGTCAGCAACTGCAAGCGCTGACCTATATTGAAGCCGAAATAGAATTATTAGAACTTCCTCTAGATTTGATGGATGAATCGGCTAGTCAGCTCATAGAACCATCCGAAGCCTCACAATCAAATTTTACCATAAGTACTTTCGATGACAGTACGGATGCAGATGAAGGAGTGGCGCAAATTATTGAGGATGAGCAGGAAATTGACGGAGTTGAACAGCACAACAGGATTACCAGTCTTTCCGATTTAACATACCAATTTCAAAATCAGTTCGACAAT
It encodes the following:
- a CDS encoding response regulator → MQGNLKEIDIRSILQLIELGQRTGVLFVEIDGSRNGKIFDVGNALGCDASEASCPQSWFVFFLNGQIIYATNGGHLSPLSDYLRHYRITLRLEDIQIEPLEFSHIPEYEYIWGLLQQNIITPLQARSIIQNLISETLFDLLGLYDGRFIFEPYPTLTPLLNTWEITPLVAKITVQLQEWKQLYPFIQSPERFPVLADITQLQSSLPRTTLNKLQLWADGKTSLRQLARYLNRSLLTVAKAMYPYVQQGWVKFVCSVTNNDTVETQNFRQELEVNCKARVVCIDGEREIAEALEFTLRQQGYEAIALTDPLAALGQVFQLKPNLIICNTVMSPLDGYEICKMLRNSTAFRFLPILLLVDAREYHSPIKAKMIGATDCLTMPFGNTELLKLVERYMNYSVIGDNNQGTTLVDPMQYGVKNNITESASPNKTSLSN
- a CDS encoding response regulator transcription factor yields the protein MSTVLIVEDSVAQREMITDLLKASGLKVTHASDGVEALEAIQSACPDLVVLDIVMPRMNGYEVCRRLKSDPKTQNVPVVMCSSKGEEFDRYWGMKQGADAYIAKPFQPTELVGTVKQLLRG
- a CDS encoding chemotaxis protein CheW, with product MVSKPDFLGGSGQDHFRPELQVESPEGELYLRFYIPSHQEFALLATGIREVIELSPDRITPIPNASPLLLGTLNLRGRVIWVADLGQFLGEVTALNTDRAEIPVIAIEEQDTIVGLAVEEIGGMDWLDVQHLMAPSGVPDTMTPFLRGEWMLDAKKNQCLRLLDQTAILRSARWAG
- a CDS encoding methyl-accepting chemotaxis protein, with translation MATGIEDYEQLYQQAYLAYVDTNYEQAASIIDQVVPHLPDDPNIRLLRGHIYYVLQQYDVAKAEYQYVLELTSDPNITSYAHSGLEAIEQYQRAFDQQDNVSEKDEKNQSSFSSQSKPQVIEEEIEDAEELEEIKDIDSNSFDLKSFDIGRVEEAENEMEELPVSSPFDIPLNESVRYSSSSSSQDSMESNPFAVKPDSWEQKDGNTKEEELALPPFLEDDLSDFKFSDVEDNNPQPFSTTSVETFSDQLDSSDSPFAQMELPSLGGLGNENFFSNSNSEEDKDINLRINIADDETLLTNDIDLIDDSEVSYNSQEKFSNSQNNTLESIAPSFSSESDGTVRSKSEPTSQDKSFRSNSKSIPLPQVDSSSSFSNFAYSNLGKEEKQNNSNSKTQQNTFDDDDSFDFEAFESAFGSEAFSEDEESSSRPVGGNTSKGSNIEFLDDFDDFDDLGNIPGFDITDSNVPLRSASIEKNGRSRNPILDTGSHDRNVTSDRDAELFSITGSQEGVPVFTQGDVSKVEAHVSVEQGVLAPLENAPLQTKQWITAGTVGCVSALVVAAVSFTAANFTPKTQREAVRNTGWAMSLAAGLAGFASASFMGSLAFKQIRRTTKDLQTQFDAVSKGNLNVQATVYSEDELGQLAASFNEMARVIFTTTHEATRKAQEQEEAKENLQRQVIRLLDDVEGAARGDLTVQAEVTADVLGAVADAFNLTIQNLRDIVQQVKVAAREVTRGATNSETFARALSSDALRQAEELAVTLNSVQVMTDSIHRVAEAAREAEAVARDASQIALKGGDAVENTVAGILEIRETVAETTRKVKRLAESSQEISKIVALISQIASRTNLLALNASIEAARAGEAGRGFAIVADEVRQLADRSAKSLKEIEEIVRQIQSETGSVMTAMEEGTQQVIKGTQLAEEAKRSLENIIQVAKRIDSLVRGITADTVEQTETSRAVAQVMQSVELTAQETSQEAQRVSGALQHLVGVSRDLIASVERFRVETSENTR